Proteins encoded in a region of the Candidatus Moanabacter tarae genome:
- the iolS_3 gene encoding Aldo-keto reductase IolS: MDTLKKRLKWGILASNEVARNFAIGLRGLDEGEVIAIGNQDRNKIQTFPDEFKIPRLYNSYEKLLDDPEVQAVYIATPHATDTLWAVRAAEAGKHILCENPLALNHAEAMAIVEAAYRKNVFLMEAFTCRGLPQTNKIIRSLRNGSIGEIRELKFSCSLQKTKKSPVLNRNPERGGSLEVGYYAISMSRLVAGVANGKALANPIAVEASGKIKGGSGVKKYPETILTFSGGITVHINNEAKIGQENLLKIFGTKGKIEIPYPWKTNLGSGKWSFTINRYSVNKPEEIRGQVGNLYELESCKIAKLIAAGKKESPTSRWQDTLDNMIILDRWREAIGLEFPKEKITFNRSPIHGRPLKNLPKAPIPRERIDGFGKSISRLVMGTDNQANLSHASIMFDDFVEQGGNCFDTAHIYGRGFREKLLGQWIKNRGNREELVIIIKGAHSPLNFPEYITSQLFESLENLNTDYADIYFLHRDNPEVPAGEFVEVLNHHYRAGRIKVFGGSNWTTQRIEEANEYADKHRIQRFTVWSNNFSLARMVKPVWAGCISASDSESRQWLEKNQMPLFPWSSQARGFFTEQAEPGKRNDENLVKSWYSKDNFQRRQRAIELASEKGVLPINIALAYVLCQPFPTFPLFGPRLLSETRTSIPAVNVPLTKRELQYLNLEKNSTR; encoded by the coding sequence GTGGACACTTTGAAAAAGAGGCTAAAATGGGGTATCTTAGCCTCGAATGAAGTCGCAAGAAATTTTGCAATTGGATTGCGAGGATTAGATGAAGGGGAAGTGATTGCTATTGGAAACCAAGACCGAAATAAGATTCAAACTTTTCCCGATGAATTTAAAATACCGAGACTATACAATTCTTACGAAAAGCTTTTGGATGACCCTGAGGTTCAAGCTGTCTACATAGCAACACCCCATGCTACGGATACCCTCTGGGCTGTGCGCGCGGCTGAGGCCGGCAAACACATTTTATGCGAAAACCCCCTCGCACTAAATCATGCGGAAGCAATGGCAATTGTTGAGGCAGCCTACCGGAAAAACGTTTTCCTCATGGAAGCATTCACTTGCCGAGGCCTTCCCCAAACCAATAAAATCATAAGATCGCTTCGAAACGGTTCAATCGGAGAGATAAGGGAGTTAAAGTTTTCCTGCAGCCTTCAGAAAACTAAAAAGAGTCCTGTTTTAAACAGAAATCCTGAAAGAGGAGGATCTCTCGAAGTCGGATACTACGCTATATCGATGTCTCGATTGGTTGCAGGTGTCGCAAACGGCAAGGCATTGGCCAATCCCATTGCAGTAGAAGCCAGCGGTAAGATTAAGGGCGGTTCGGGAGTAAAAAAGTACCCAGAAACCATTCTTACTTTTTCTGGAGGTATTACGGTTCATATCAACAACGAAGCTAAAATCGGGCAGGAAAACTTGCTTAAGATTTTCGGGACCAAAGGAAAAATTGAGATTCCTTACCCCTGGAAAACAAACCTCGGAAGTGGGAAATGGTCATTCACCATCAACCGTTATTCTGTGAATAAGCCCGAGGAGATAAGAGGTCAGGTCGGTAATCTCTATGAGCTCGAATCATGTAAGATCGCGAAGTTAATCGCAGCTGGAAAGAAAGAATCACCAACCAGCCGATGGCAAGACACACTGGATAACATGATTATCCTCGACCGTTGGAGAGAAGCAATAGGTCTTGAATTCCCAAAAGAGAAAATAACATTCAATCGTTCGCCAATCCATGGCCGTCCATTAAAGAATTTGCCCAAAGCCCCCATTCCACGCGAACGAATCGATGGATTCGGAAAATCAATTTCGCGACTAGTTATGGGTACAGACAACCAAGCCAATCTCTCGCACGCGTCCATCATGTTTGATGATTTTGTTGAGCAGGGTGGCAACTGCTTTGACACTGCCCATATTTATGGTCGCGGATTCCGTGAAAAGCTTCTTGGTCAATGGATTAAAAATCGCGGGAATCGTGAAGAACTTGTTATCATCATTAAAGGTGCCCATAGTCCTCTTAATTTTCCTGAATACATCACTAGCCAACTCTTTGAAAGCCTAGAAAATCTTAATACAGATTACGCCGATATCTATTTTCTTCACCGAGATAACCCTGAGGTGCCCGCTGGCGAATTCGTAGAGGTTCTTAATCATCATTACAGAGCCGGCCGTATTAAGGTATTTGGAGGGTCCAATTGGACGACCCAGCGCATCGAAGAAGCCAATGAATACGCCGACAAACATAGAATCCAGCGATTTACCGTATGGAGCAATAATTTCAGTTTAGCTCGAATGGTTAAACCCGTCTGGGCGGGCTGTATTTCTGCTTCAGACTCAGAATCAAGGCAATGGTTGGAGAAAAATCAGATGCCCCTCTTTCCTTGGTCAAGTCAAGCCCGCGGCTTCTTTACTGAACAAGCGGAACCTGGTAAGCGTAACGATGAGAACCTAGTCAAAAGTTGGTACTCAAAAGATAACTTTCAACGTCGTCAAAGAGCAATAGAACTGGCTAGCGAAAAAGGTGTTCTGCCTATCAACATCGCTCTTGCCTATGTCCTCTGCCAACCTTTTCCCACTTTTCCCCTATTTGGGCCCCGCCTACTCAGCGAGACACGAACATCAATACCTGCAGTCAATGTTCCCTTAACGAAAAGGGAACTCCAGTATCTCAACCTCGAAAAGAACAGTACCCGTTAG
- the iolG_14 gene encoding Myo-inositol 2-dehydrogenase: protein MKTENKHRVGIIGPGGMGKHHVNGYLKTGRFEVTALADYHESAMREIDVEFNITPKHYTDAREMLDMENLDVVSVCTWHSGHAEMTIAAAARKPKVILCEKPIADTLGNAQEMLLACRRNDVKLIVGHQRRFLPSYNMARDLIVQDAIGDVQMITALTKGGMPNTGSHETDMMRYILSDDNCVWVMGNFERKTDRYERNTRIEDSASAVLEFASGARGLILADLDPNAHHGGMICGSKGMIDLTVTSLRLLNESTGGKWETYAPRGKYYNADEPMFDFVECSPAQADELADWIEGKTTTHRGEAQNGYKSMEIVHAIYESARLHEKVILPMKTLLNPLDIMVETGHLTPQRPGRYDIRAISLRGELTESDSPENGNRSYF from the coding sequence ATGAAAACAGAAAACAAACATCGCGTCGGAATAATCGGACCTGGCGGCATGGGGAAACATCACGTTAATGGTTATTTGAAAACTGGGCGTTTTGAGGTTACAGCATTGGCTGATTATCACGAGTCTGCTATGAGGGAGATTGACGTAGAATTCAATATCACGCCCAAGCATTACACCGACGCCCGCGAGATGCTAGATATGGAAAATCTTGACGTCGTTTCTGTTTGTACCTGGCACAGCGGACACGCTGAAATGACAATCGCAGCGGCGGCGCGAAAGCCCAAGGTGATTCTCTGCGAAAAACCGATAGCCGACACCCTAGGAAATGCCCAGGAGATGTTGTTGGCGTGTCGACGTAATGACGTCAAATTGATTGTAGGCCACCAACGTCGTTTTCTCCCTTCCTACAACATGGCACGAGATCTCATTGTTCAGGATGCCATTGGAGATGTTCAGATGATTACTGCTTTAACCAAGGGTGGGATGCCCAACACGGGCTCACACGAGACTGACATGATGCGTTATATTCTTAGCGATGATAATTGCGTATGGGTAATGGGTAATTTCGAAAGGAAAACGGATCGGTATGAACGAAATACACGTATTGAGGACAGTGCTTCAGCAGTCCTTGAATTTGCATCTGGAGCACGTGGCTTGATTCTAGCAGATTTGGATCCAAATGCTCACCACGGAGGGATGATTTGCGGTTCTAAAGGTATGATCGATCTAACCGTTACATCTTTGAGGCTTCTGAATGAATCAACGGGTGGCAAATGGGAAACTTACGCCCCAAGAGGAAAGTACTACAATGCAGATGAACCTATGTTTGATTTCGTCGAATGTAGTCCAGCGCAAGCAGACGAACTCGCCGACTGGATCGAGGGAAAGACAACAACTCATCGGGGTGAAGCCCAGAATGGATACAAGTCTATGGAAATAGTACATGCGATTTACGAATCCGCCAGACTCCATGAAAAGGTCATTCTTCCAATGAAGACTCTTCTCAATCCTCTCGATATCATGGTGGAAACGGGACATTTAACTCCCCAAAGACCAGGGCGGTACGATATTCGGGCAATCAGCCTAAGAGGAGAATTAACGGAATCAGATTCTCCAGAAAATGGAAACCGCTCTTATTTTTAG
- the aldHT gene encoding Aldehyde dehydrogenase, thermostable: MQYQNYINGEFVGSSDGQTFEQRDPANLQNVTGEWPKSTREDARNAIEAAHKAFPSWADLGVYQRAEIMSKAVAAMKSRTEEIVAALNEENGKTLEEARTEVSSAIRESEFQISQGLSMCGETAPSAQKGVFAYSVRRPVGVSAIISPWNFPFNVPGRKCTPALISGNTIVFKPASLTPKVGRLFLDLYIEAGLPPGVLNFVTGGGSTVGEEMITNPLVETISFTGSTDVGKGIQQSVAQNLKRTQLELGGKNPAIVLEDADLGKSVEAVATAAFACAGQWCTSTSRAIVVRSVADAFTEKLLERVGSMRVGDGRSADVDMGPVCGTDQLETILNYIDIGKKEGANLIQGGLRMMENGLNQGCFIEPTVFTDVQSEMRIAQEEIFGPVLSVMIAEDFEEALELANNIEFGLTSSIFTQDISRAFQFLDKTEVGLTHVNMMTAYREPQLSFGGVKSSGHGIPESGRTGIEFFTEHKVAFINYM; the protein is encoded by the coding sequence ATGCAATACCAGAACTATATCAACGGAGAATTTGTCGGCTCATCGGACGGCCAGACTTTCGAGCAGAGAGATCCTGCGAATCTTCAAAACGTGACGGGCGAGTGGCCCAAAAGTACACGAGAAGATGCCAGGAATGCGATCGAGGCTGCTCATAAAGCTTTCCCGTCCTGGGCTGATTTGGGTGTGTATCAGAGGGCAGAGATTATGTCGAAAGCGGTGGCCGCTATGAAATCTCGAACTGAAGAAATAGTTGCTGCTTTAAATGAAGAAAATGGCAAGACACTGGAAGAAGCACGGACGGAGGTATCGTCGGCCATCCGAGAGTCTGAATTTCAGATATCTCAAGGATTATCCATGTGTGGAGAGACCGCACCTTCTGCTCAGAAGGGAGTTTTTGCCTACAGTGTGAGGCGCCCTGTGGGGGTTTCAGCGATTATCAGTCCATGGAATTTCCCTTTTAATGTACCCGGCCGAAAATGCACTCCTGCGTTGATAAGTGGCAATACGATCGTTTTCAAACCGGCTAGTTTAACTCCAAAAGTTGGGCGCCTCTTCCTGGATCTTTACATTGAGGCAGGATTACCTCCAGGTGTACTGAATTTTGTCACAGGGGGCGGATCTACGGTTGGTGAAGAGATGATTACTAATCCACTGGTTGAGACGATCTCTTTCACGGGTTCTACAGACGTCGGAAAGGGAATTCAGCAAAGTGTTGCTCAGAACTTGAAACGTACCCAACTCGAACTTGGCGGGAAAAACCCGGCTATTGTACTGGAAGATGCTGACTTAGGAAAATCCGTCGAAGCGGTCGCTACCGCAGCATTTGCCTGTGCTGGACAGTGGTGTACTTCAACTAGTCGTGCGATTGTGGTGCGTAGCGTTGCAGATGCGTTTACAGAGAAGCTTTTGGAAAGGGTTGGATCTATGCGTGTGGGCGATGGACGGTCTGCCGATGTGGATATGGGACCGGTCTGTGGTACGGACCAGCTTGAGACGATTTTGAATTATATAGATATTGGAAAGAAGGAGGGGGCCAACTTGATTCAAGGTGGTCTCCGAATGATGGAAAATGGGCTAAATCAAGGTTGTTTCATTGAACCGACTGTTTTTACTGATGTCCAATCTGAGATGAGGATTGCCCAGGAAGAAATTTTTGGGCCAGTTCTAAGCGTAATGATCGCTGAAGATTTCGAAGAGGCACTCGAGCTCGCTAACAATATAGAATTTGGGCTAACTTCATCAATTTTTACTCAGGACATATCTAGAGCTTTTCAATTTTTGGATAAGACCGAAGTAGGATTGACGCACGTGAATATGATGACGGCTTACCGTGAACCACAACTCTCATTCGGTGGTGTCAAATCCTCGGGTCACGGCATTCCTGAGTCGGGAAGAACTGGAATAGAATTTTTTACGGAACATAAGGTTGCTTTTATCAATTACATGTAG
- the hpcH_3 gene encoding 4-hydroxy-2-oxo-heptane-1,7-dioate aldolase has product MWLQLCVPWNHPVLLKPVLYMPPAGIIIPIVRSPEEARNSVAACRYPPEGIRGFGPIRNMYGMESISEYLDKANTQSLIFIQIEHIDAVRSLDEILAVTGLDWRAKSVD; this is encoded by the coding sequence ATGTGGCTCCAATTGTGTGTCCCCTGGAACCACCCGGTGCTTCTAAAGCCAGTATTGTATATGCCCCCAGCGGGTATTATTATTCCGATTGTCCGTTCTCCGGAAGAAGCCCGAAACTCGGTTGCAGCATGTCGTTACCCCCCCGAAGGAATCCGTGGTTTCGGTCCGATTCGCAATATGTACGGAATGGAGTCGATCTCTGAATACCTAGATAAGGCCAATACACAGTCTTTGATTTTCATTCAAATTGAGCATATCGATGCAGTCCGTAGCCTTGATGAGATTTTAGCCGTAACGGGCCTGGATTGGAGGGCTAAGAGCGTAGACTGA
- the trpC gene encoding Indole-3-glycerol phosphate synthase produces MDKLDEIMKWKRDELSGRIRHVKERELSNLASVRLRGPSFRESLSDLERLSVVAEIKRKSPSAGIIAAEVESAEKARNYYNAEADAISVLTDSQFFSGSLKDLWEVNDFLQSRDDARPTLRKDFFIHPIQIVESAEAGSSAVLLIVRALSDREIQELYEAASLASLDCLFEVHNEQDLERAIRFNARIIGVNNRDLTRFETDLSVSERLIPQIPENIVSISESGILSLEDAERVRNAGADAVLIGEALMKLDEPEIFIHELHQL; encoded by the coding sequence ATGGATAAACTGGATGAAATCATGAAGTGGAAACGGGACGAACTCTCCGGTAGAATTCGTCACGTCAAAGAGAGAGAGTTAAGCAATCTCGCCAGTGTGCGATTGCGAGGGCCCTCATTTCGCGAATCCCTCTCCGACTTGGAACGGCTCAGTGTAGTAGCAGAAATTAAACGAAAATCACCTTCGGCCGGAATCATTGCGGCAGAAGTTGAGTCCGCTGAAAAAGCTAGAAATTACTACAATGCAGAAGCCGATGCGATATCCGTTCTAACCGATTCGCAGTTCTTTTCCGGAAGTTTAAAGGATCTTTGGGAAGTTAATGATTTCCTTCAATCTAGAGATGACGCTAGGCCCACTCTCAGAAAGGATTTCTTCATACATCCAATACAGATTGTCGAGTCCGCTGAAGCTGGCAGTAGCGCCGTCCTGCTAATTGTGCGAGCCCTTTCTGACAGGGAGATACAAGAACTCTATGAAGCTGCTTCACTCGCCAGTCTTGACTGCTTGTTTGAAGTTCATAATGAACAAGACCTTGAACGTGCAATACGGTTCAACGCGCGCATAATCGGTGTAAACAATCGTGACCTGACTCGGTTTGAAACCGACCTTTCGGTTTCGGAAAGATTGATTCCTCAAATCCCCGAAAATATAGTATCGATTAGCGAAAGTGGGATTCTGAGCCTTGAAGACGCAGAAAGAGTCCGTAACGCCGGCGCCGATGCCGTCCTTATAGGAGAAGCGCTTATGAAGCTCGATGAGCCCGAAATATTCATTCACGAGCTACACCAGCTATAA
- the ksgA gene encoding Ribosomal RNA small subunit methyltransferase A, with protein MKNSHLLTLTDTRKLVAELGLRPKRKLGQNFLVDKNIAQRVIALSEITEEDKVIEIGPGLGAITGAILTKGATVFAIEADNILHGFLSNSLALEFPSSLKLLKGDAVKEPLAGFKPTPGVVSQIESVKIVSNLPYAISSPWMNSVMEGPLPSSMTLMLQKETADRFTASIGSRELGLISIQIKSTYILEKRAAVSRRCFYPKPDVDSYLCRFHLKSQPYVFSKTSKKLIRQIFTQRRKQIGGICRNQPTLQPWLQVLLEAKISHRTRPEAIPLKMWQELDRLLCIKERDYLK; from the coding sequence TTGAAAAACAGCCATCTCCTCACCCTCACCGATACTCGAAAATTGGTTGCGGAACTTGGCCTGCGACCAAAGAGAAAACTCGGCCAAAATTTTCTTGTTGATAAGAACATCGCCCAGCGAGTAATCGCGTTGTCCGAAATTACAGAGGAGGATAAAGTCATTGAGATTGGACCGGGATTAGGAGCGATTACAGGAGCTATCTTAACCAAGGGAGCAACTGTCTTTGCAATCGAAGCAGACAATATTCTTCATGGATTCTTGAGCAATTCTCTCGCACTTGAATTCCCATCGAGTCTAAAGCTTCTGAAAGGTGATGCCGTAAAAGAACCTCTTGCAGGATTCAAACCAACACCTGGAGTTGTTTCTCAAATTGAATCAGTTAAAATTGTTTCAAATCTACCATATGCTATCTCTTCGCCGTGGATGAATTCCGTGATGGAAGGGCCCCTTCCCAGCTCAATGACTCTCATGTTGCAGAAGGAAACGGCTGACCGATTTACAGCTTCGATAGGCTCCAGGGAGCTTGGATTGATTTCCATTCAGATTAAATCCACCTATATACTTGAGAAGCGTGCAGCAGTATCTCGTAGATGTTTTTATCCCAAACCCGACGTAGACTCATATCTTTGTCGATTTCATTTAAAATCTCAACCCTATGTTTTTTCAAAAACTAGCAAGAAACTGATCCGGCAAATTTTTACCCAACGTCGAAAACAAATTGGGGGAATCTGCCGTAATCAACCAACACTTCAACCTTGGCTTCAAGTATTGCTGGAGGCAAAAATTTCCCATCGCACCCGCCCCGAAGCAATTCCACTTAAAATGTGGCAGGAACTAGATAGATTGTTATGCATAAAAGAACGCGATTATTTGAAGTAA
- the mazG gene encoding Nucleoside triphosphate pyrophosphohydrolase/pyrophosphatase MazG: MTGSGTLIQELKKTVATLRGPNGCPWDREQTHESLAECLIEECAELLDTIDRNDMMHMREELGDVLLQVVMHAQLAQEKCSFDLDAIIHEVNEKLIRRHPHVFGPKGVSNAEEALNKWDEIKALERGREVDYRDKLSNLPKQLPALLYARDVCKLIKKGGIENGGLVDAEEAPIVSGDIDEEEAGKILFQLVKLCYDAEIDPESALRRYTSELVKRVKT, encoded by the coding sequence ATGACAGGTTCTGGAACCCTGATTCAAGAACTAAAGAAGACTGTTGCTACGCTCCGTGGCCCTAATGGCTGTCCCTGGGATCGAGAGCAAACGCATGAGTCTCTAGCTGAATGTTTGATTGAAGAATGTGCTGAGCTACTCGACACAATTGACCGAAACGACATGATGCATATGCGGGAAGAACTAGGAGATGTTCTTCTTCAGGTCGTGATGCACGCGCAGCTAGCGCAAGAGAAATGTAGTTTTGATTTAGATGCCATTATACATGAGGTAAACGAGAAGCTAATTCGGCGACACCCCCATGTCTTTGGCCCTAAAGGAGTATCAAATGCAGAAGAGGCTCTCAATAAATGGGATGAAATTAAAGCCCTTGAAAGGGGTAGGGAAGTTGATTATCGAGATAAGCTGTCGAATTTGCCCAAGCAACTACCTGCACTTCTCTACGCTAGGGACGTCTGTAAGCTTATTAAAAAAGGGGGGATCGAAAATGGCGGGTTAGTCGATGCCGAAGAAGCTCCTATAGTCAGTGGCGACATCGATGAGGAGGAAGCGGGAAAAATTCTCTTCCAATTAGTTAAACTTTGTTATGACGCGGAAATTGATCCAGAATCTGCTCTACGCCGTTACACAAGTGAGCTAGTGAAACGAGTTAAAACTTAG
- the slcC_1 gene encoding (S)-sulfolactate dehydrogenase, with the protein MNEMKELKLVVMDGVWTEWLDDYEAVSDRVKAVAATTEKMLLAEVKNADIVFGRLPREPFLAAQKLKWVQSIGVGFETMLYTEMVESDVVITNTAGAFDVAMAEHVLALILSWTRGVITAERNRSIRYYTRDISVSEIAGRRACVLGLGTIGRKISSHLHGIGMRITAVDAQVAVPPECVEELVKPDRLYEVLGKSEFLIVALPLTDGTRGLVDKKCFEAMPPHAYVVNIARGGIINERDLIKALQLGKIAGAGIDVYEEEPLPEDNPLWSIDNAVITPHLAGLSSEGHENMRKILCENLHRYTNGEALMNVVDKKRGYVIQSV; encoded by the coding sequence ATGAATGAGATGAAAGAACTAAAACTAGTTGTAATGGATGGGGTCTGGACAGAATGGCTCGATGACTATGAGGCCGTGTCTGATCGGGTGAAGGCTGTAGCTGCCACAACTGAGAAGATGCTCCTTGCAGAGGTAAAAAATGCGGATATCGTATTTGGAAGATTGCCTCGCGAGCCTTTTCTTGCAGCGCAGAAACTGAAGTGGGTTCAAAGCATTGGAGTAGGTTTTGAGACGATGCTTTATACCGAGATGGTCGAGAGCGACGTTGTTATCACTAACACGGCCGGAGCTTTCGATGTAGCCATGGCAGAACACGTGTTGGCTTTGATTCTAAGTTGGACTCGCGGGGTTATCACGGCGGAACGGAATCGTTCGATTCGCTATTATACTAGAGATATTTCAGTTTCCGAGATTGCCGGACGGCGAGCTTGCGTGCTCGGTTTAGGGACAATTGGGCGGAAAATATCTAGTCATCTGCATGGTATCGGCATGCGAATTACAGCTGTCGATGCGCAAGTTGCGGTACCGCCGGAGTGCGTAGAGGAATTAGTTAAACCTGATCGACTTTACGAAGTTTTAGGGAAATCCGAATTCCTTATCGTTGCACTACCTCTGACAGATGGAACCCGCGGATTGGTAGATAAGAAGTGTTTTGAGGCTATGCCACCCCATGCATATGTCGTTAACATTGCTCGAGGGGGAATTATCAATGAGAGAGATCTTATAAAGGCATTGCAATTGGGTAAGATTGCGGGTGCGGGAATTGACGTTTATGAAGAAGAGCCTCTTCCGGAAGACAATCCTTTGTGGAGCATCGACAATGCTGTTATAACACCACATCTTGCAGGCCTTTCCTCAGAGGGGCATGAAAACATGCGTAAGATATTATGTGAGAACCTCCACCGATACACTAACGGGGAAGCTCTTATGAATGTTGTGGATAAGAAGAGGGGGTATGTGATTCAATCGGTGTAG
- the gfo_2 gene encoding Glucose--fructose oxidoreductase, which translates to MSKLKKPLNVAIIGCGNIATRYSEQIQRYTHVNLIGFSDILEERAKLFVAEYGGKLYSCLDDILSDPNIDAVVNLTIHHAHVDIITRCLMAGKHVHTEKPFAMTYREAKSLVEIAERKKLHLSSAPITYMGEAQQTAWKVIREGNLGQIRLIYSEINHGRIEKWHPNPEPFYDVGILWDVGPYPITMLTSFFGRVASVRGFGQVIHADRKTAEGRRFKITVPDCIFATIELEQGPLIRLSANFYAKGSKQGGSIEIHGDDGRLFIGDFQNFSAPVEYAGFGDDYKKVPYLRKPYEGIEFARGVQDLSESILNGRPHRASAKHAAHVVEVIEGINQSIKTEKAIEITSDFIPPTPMDWG; encoded by the coding sequence ATGTCAAAGCTTAAGAAGCCACTCAATGTCGCGATCATAGGTTGCGGAAATATTGCCACCCGATACTCGGAACAGATCCAGCGTTACACCCACGTTAATTTAATTGGATTTTCAGACATACTTGAGGAGCGAGCAAAGCTTTTTGTCGCAGAATACGGGGGGAAGCTATATTCCTGTTTAGACGATATCCTATCAGACCCTAATATCGATGCTGTAGTAAATTTAACGATCCATCATGCCCACGTGGATATAATCACTAGATGCCTAATGGCTGGGAAGCATGTTCATACAGAAAAGCCTTTCGCCATGACCTACCGTGAAGCAAAGAGTCTAGTGGAAATAGCAGAAAGGAAAAAACTTCACTTAAGTAGTGCCCCAATAACTTATATGGGAGAAGCACAACAAACAGCCTGGAAAGTTATTCGTGAGGGAAACCTAGGCCAAATCCGTTTAATTTATTCCGAGATTAATCATGGCCGGATCGAAAAATGGCATCCAAATCCTGAACCCTTTTACGACGTCGGCATCCTGTGGGATGTTGGACCCTATCCAATTACCATGCTAACTTCTTTTTTCGGCAGAGTAGCTTCAGTTCGCGGCTTTGGCCAAGTAATCCATGCGGATAGAAAAACGGCAGAAGGCCGTAGATTTAAAATTACAGTTCCAGATTGTATTTTTGCTACTATAGAGCTGGAGCAGGGACCTTTAATCCGGCTGTCAGCAAATTTCTATGCCAAAGGATCGAAACAGGGAGGATCGATAGAGATTCATGGGGATGATGGTCGACTGTTCATAGGTGATTTTCAGAACTTTTCGGCCCCTGTTGAATACGCCGGATTCGGAGATGACTACAAAAAGGTACCCTATTTAAGAAAACCCTACGAAGGGATCGAATTTGCCCGAGGAGTCCAAGATCTATCCGAATCTATTCTGAATGGCCGCCCCCATAGGGCATCGGCTAAACATGCGGCTCATGTCGTAGAAGTTATCGAAGGTATTAATCAATCTATCAAAACGGAAAAAGCCATTGAGATTACCTCTGATTTTATTCCTCCTACCCCAATGGACTGGGGCTAA
- the bacC_4 gene encoding Dihydroanticapsin 7-dehydrogenase: MGRNPRVAIVTGGAAGIGKACALRFVKENIRVVIGDISEENGEQTCQFIESQGGEARFVFGNINDDVTCQSLVNTALSEWGRIDILVANAASRSFTSFIDTKAKEWESMLGVNMIGTAQTCNAVIPTMITQGSGSIVLVSSVGFLIGRTDMPIYDASKAALVSMTRSLAIDYGSRNIRINAICPGFTVTDFHINKAKHVGESITELKSAKVGALNRPADPSEIASAIYFLVSDDASYITGHALVVDGGASAGNPGGSRLFDKPEAD, translated from the coding sequence ATGGGTAGGAATCCCAGAGTAGCCATCGTAACAGGCGGAGCCGCAGGAATCGGGAAAGCCTGTGCATTAAGGTTCGTTAAAGAGAATATCCGTGTCGTCATTGGCGATATTTCGGAGGAAAATGGAGAACAGACTTGTCAATTTATTGAAAGTCAAGGAGGCGAAGCCCGCTTTGTTTTTGGCAACATAAATGATGATGTGACTTGTCAAAGCCTTGTTAACACTGCTCTAAGCGAATGGGGACGAATCGACATTCTTGTCGCAAATGCAGCCTCTCGAAGTTTCACATCCTTCATCGACACAAAAGCTAAGGAATGGGAATCCATGTTGGGAGTAAACATGATTGGAACAGCCCAGACCTGTAATGCAGTAATACCAACAATGATCACCCAAGGGTCTGGTTCCATAGTTCTCGTCTCCTCGGTAGGTTTTTTAATTGGGCGGACTGACATGCCTATTTACGATGCCAGTAAAGCGGCCCTCGTTTCGATGACTCGTTCACTTGCTATCGATTATGGTTCCCGAAATATTCGCATCAACGCAATCTGTCCTGGATTCACTGTTACCGATTTTCATATCAATAAGGCAAAGCATGTAGGGGAATCGATTACCGAACTTAAGTCAGCAAAAGTAGGTGCTCTTAATCGCCCTGCAGATCCGTCTGAAATTGCGTCCGCAATCTACTTCCTTGTAAGTGACGATGCATCATATATCACAGGACACGCGCTTGTAGTCGACGGTGGGGCTTCAGCTGGTAATCCAGGTGGATCCAGACTCTTTGATAAACCTGAAGCTGATTAA